One window of the Oryzias melastigma strain HK-1 unplaced genomic scaffold, ASM292280v2 sc00270, whole genome shotgun sequence genome contains the following:
- the LOC112141711 gene encoding gastrula zinc finger protein XlCGF57.1-like, giving the protein MTEEEELCRQQRDFREEQEDLEPPHFKEEEDEHEPTYYKEEMEEQELPQIEKEQEIPGPSLIKEEPEDLFISQDEEQLDLKQEIDSLMEIHSYEENDHSEVDQNKQKSFSVTESQDEEVNQHEESTSTTDPQNRDQRKKRDRSHVQSVGSSRMSESQCDSDVRKNLKKTTLVRKCKQSPKEKRICSLKSKESSRIISNLPDYIETGSDQICYICRECDKRFSQKSYLKTHMKTHTGEKPFSCKECEKSFSQRPHLKTHMRTHTGEKPFSCKECGTKFSHKSSLKTHMTTHTGEKPFPCKECEKSFSNTSHLKIHMRTHTGEKPFSCKECDASFSHTNSLKIHLRTHTGEKPFSCKECNATFGQLSNLKTHMKTHTKERPFSCKECDATFGHTSSLKTHMRTHTGEKPFSCNECKKSFNQLCHLKTHMKTHTGEKPFSCKECDSSFGRRCHLESHMRTHTGEKPFSCKECDKTFGRICHLKSHMRTHTGEKPFTCEECGTRFSHMFCLKTHMRTHTGEKPFSCTECNRSFTHVCSLKTHMRTHTGEKPFSCTECDRSFTHTCSLKAHMRTHTGEKPFSCTECDRSFSHACSLKAHMRTHTGEKHFSCIKSDTSLSQFHVSMDT; this is encoded by the coding sequence ATGACTGAAGAGGAAGAACTCTGCAGACAGCAGAGGGACTTCAGAGAGGAACAAGAAGATCTAGAACCTCCACATTttaaagaggaggaggatgaacaTGAACCTACATACTATaaagaggagatggaggaacAAGAACTTCCACAAATTGAAAAGGAACAGGAAATACCGGGACCTTCACTGATTAAAGAGGAGCCAGAGGACCTTTtcatcagtcaggatgaagagcaacTTGATCTAAAGCAGGAGATTGATTCCTTGATGGAGATTCATTCTTATGAGGAAAATGACCACAGTGAAGTagatcaaaacaaacagaagagctTCAGTGTAACTgagagtcaggatgaagaagtaaaccaacatgaagaatcaacatcaactacagacccacagaacagagatcagaggaagaaaagagacagaagtcatgtccaaagtgtgggaAGCTCTCGCATGTCAGAAagtcagtgtgactctgatgttagaaaaaatctgaaaaagacaACTTTGGTTAGGAAATGCAAACAATCTCCTAAAGAAAAGAGAATTTGCTCTTTGAAGTCAAAAGAAAGCTCAAGAATAATTAGTAATCTACCTGACTACATAGAAACTGGTTCTGATCAAATATGTTATATCTGTAGAGAATGTGATAAACgttttagtcaaaaatcttatctcaaaacacacatgaaaacacacacaggagaaaagcctttttcttgtaaagaatgtgaaaaaagttttagtcaaagacctcatctcaaaacacacatgagaactcacacaggagaaaagcctttttcttgtaaagaatgtggtaCAAAATTTAGTCACAAATCtagtctcaaaacacacatgacaactcatacaggagaaaagccctttccttgtaaagaatgtgaaaaaagttttagtaatACATCTCATCTCAaaatacacatgagaactcacacaggagaaaagcctttttcttgtaaagaatgtgatgcAAGTTTTAGTCACACAAATAGTCTTAAAATACActtgagaactcacacaggagaaaagcctttttcttgtaaagaatgcaATGCCACTTTTGGTCAACTCAGTAATCTCAAAACACATATGAAAACTCACACAAAGGAaaggcctttttcttgtaaagaatgtgatgcAACTTTTGGTCATACATCaagtctcaaaacacacatgagaacgcacacaggagaaaagcccttttcttgtaatgaatgtaaaaaaagttttaatcaaTTATGCcatctaaaaacacacatgaaaactcacacaggagagaagccattttcttgtaaagaatgtgattcAAGTTTTGGTCGTAGATGTCATCTTgaatcacacatgagaactcacacaggagaaaagcctttttcttgtaaagagtGTGACAAAACTTTTGGTCGTATATGTcatctcaaatcacacatgagaactcacactggagaaaagccttttactTGTGAAGAATGTGGTACACGTTTTAGTCATATGTTTtgtctcaaaacacacatgagaactcatacaggagagaagcccttttcTTGTACAGAATGCAATAGAAGTTTTACTCATGTATGtagtctcaaaacacacatgagaactcatacaggagagaagcccttttcttgtacagaatgtgatagaagttttaCTCATACATGTAGTCTCAaagcacacatgagaactcatacaggagaaaagccatTTTCTTGTAcagaatgtgatagaagttttagtcaTGCATGTAGTCTCAaagcacacatgagaactcatacaggagagaagcatTTTTCTTGTATTAAATCTGATACAAGTTTAAGTCAGTTTCACGTCTCAATGGACACATGA